Proteins from one Microtus pennsylvanicus isolate mMicPen1 chromosome 7, mMicPen1.hap1, whole genome shotgun sequence genomic window:
- the LOC142853949 gene encoding protein S100-A15A — translation MPDTPVEDSLFQIIHCFHHYAAREGDVETLSLEELKALLLESVPRFMDTLGRRQPYYITELFRAADKNKDNQICFDEFLYILGKLVKDYHLQFHRQLCTHYCSQHNLY, via the exons ATGCCAGACACACCGGTGGAGGACTCCCTCTTCCAAATCATACACTGCTTCCACCACTATGCCGCCCGGGAGGGGGACGTGGAGACCTTGTCCCTAGAGGAGCTGAAAGCCCTGCTCCTGGAGAGCGTGCCGCGCTTCATGGACACCCTG GGCCGCAGGCAGCCATACTACATAACGGAGCTGTTCCGGGCAGCCGACAAAAACAAGGACAACCAGATCTGCTTTGACGAGTTCCTGTACATCCTGGGCAAACTGGTGAAGGACTATCACCTGCAGTTCCACCGGCAGCTCTGCACACACTACTGTTCCCAGCATAACCTCTACTAG